One genomic segment of Rivularia sp. PCC 7116 includes these proteins:
- a CDS encoding anthranilate synthase, with protein sequence MQFDTSSYTTQGGIFISRTVTNTSIDSAIDEVLMRLDSQRGGLLASSYEYPGRYKRWAIGFVNPPLEISTRDRTFKITAHNERGLVLLDFLTNLLLDKPYIQELNQADNCISGSIKPSDRLFSEEERSRQPSVFSVIREIISAFFSPLDENLGLYGSLGYDLVFQFEQMPKQLQREDDQRDLVLYLPDELLVVDYHLQQAFRMQYDFVTKNGSTRDLPRKGEKIDYRGKRLNVTQGSDHAPGEYQQQVVKALDYFRRGDLFEVVPSQCFSETCEKSPTELFRTLRKINPSPYGFIFNLGGEYLIGASPEMFVRVEGRRVETCPISGTIKRGGTAIDDAVQIQKLLNSRKDESELTMCTDVDRNDKSRICEPGSVRVIGRRQIEMYSHLIHTVDHVEGVLKPEADALDAFLTHLWAVTVTGAPKRSAMQFLEQNERSARRWYGGAVGGFNFRGGLNTGLILRTIRLQDSIAEVRVGATVLYDSDPEAEAQETLTKGGALFQALNRASHQEVALPIVPEFGIKEAKPAAGKKVLLIDYEDSFVHTLANYIRQTGATVTTLRHGFPESVFDEQKPDLVVLSPGPGRPSDFNLESAIAACKKREIPIFGVCLGLQGIVEAHGGKLGVLDYPQHGKTSLVNVVDKNSVAFKDLPENFEVGRYHSLHALQDSLPEELKITAISQDGIVMGIEHKTLPIAAVQFHPESIMTLVGGAGLTIITNVVSEFTCSAKGVVLAS encoded by the coding sequence ATGCAATTTGACACTAGTTCCTACACAACTCAGGGTGGTATATTTATATCCCGTACCGTTACTAATACTTCTATCGATTCTGCTATTGATGAAGTTTTGATGCGTTTAGATTCTCAGCGGGGTGGTTTATTAGCTAGCAGCTATGAATATCCAGGAAGATATAAAAGATGGGCTATTGGTTTTGTCAACCCTCCTTTAGAAATATCTACTAGAGACAGAACTTTTAAAATTACTGCCCATAACGAACGGGGTTTGGTTTTACTCGATTTCTTGACAAACTTACTATTAGACAAACCATATATTCAAGAATTAAATCAAGCAGATAACTGTATTTCGGGTTCGATTAAGCCAAGCGACCGTTTATTTTCTGAAGAAGAGCGCAGCAGACAACCATCTGTTTTTAGCGTTATCCGAGAAATCATCTCTGCATTTTTCAGTCCGTTGGATGAAAATTTAGGTCTCTACGGTTCTTTGGGTTACGATTTGGTATTCCAGTTTGAACAAATGCCCAAGCAGTTGCAGCGGGAAGACGACCAAAGAGATTTAGTTTTATATTTACCGGATGAGTTGTTGGTTGTTGACTACCATCTACAACAAGCTTTTCGGATGCAGTATGATTTTGTAACTAAAAACGGTAGCACTAGAGATTTACCCCGCAAAGGTGAGAAGATTGATTATCGCGGTAAGCGTCTCAACGTCACTCAAGGTTCCGATCATGCACCGGGTGAATATCAACAACAGGTTGTTAAAGCTTTAGATTATTTCCGACGTGGCGATTTATTTGAAGTTGTTCCTTCTCAATGCTTTTCCGAAACCTGCGAAAAATCTCCTACAGAATTATTCCGTACTCTCAGAAAAATTAATCCCAGCCCCTATGGATTTATTTTTAATTTGGGTGGGGAATATCTAATTGGTGCATCTCCAGAAATGTTTGTTCGAGTTGAAGGTAGACGGGTGGAAACTTGTCCCATCAGCGGCACAATAAAAAGGGGAGGAACTGCTATTGATGATGCGGTACAAATTCAGAAGTTGCTTAATTCACGCAAAGATGAATCCGAGCTTACTATGTGTACCGATGTAGATCGCAATGATAAATCGCGGATTTGCGAACCAGGTTCTGTAAGGGTTATCGGTCGTCGTCAAATTGAAATGTACAGTCATCTTATCCATACAGTTGACCATGTAGAAGGCGTATTAAAGCCGGAAGCTGATGCTTTAGATGCATTTTTGACTCATTTATGGGCAGTTACCGTCACTGGAGCGCCAAAACGTTCGGCAATGCAGTTTTTAGAACAGAACGAACGCAGCGCTAGACGTTGGTATGGTGGAGCGGTGGGAGGTTTTAATTTTAGAGGTGGTTTAAACACTGGTTTAATTTTAAGAACCATTCGACTCCAAGATTCGATTGCAGAGGTAAGAGTTGGTGCCACAGTTTTGTATGATTCTGACCCCGAAGCAGAAGCACAGGAGACTTTAACTAAAGGTGGTGCTTTATTCCAAGCTTTAAATAGAGCATCTCATCAAGAAGTTGCTTTACCAATAGTTCCAGAATTTGGCATCAAAGAAGCGAAACCAGCAGCAGGGAAGAAAGTTTTACTAATAGATTACGAAGACTCATTCGTGCATACCCTTGCTAACTATATTCGTCAAACTGGTGCGACAGTCACAACATTACGACATGGTTTCCCCGAATCGGTATTTGACGAACAAAAGCCAGACTTAGTTGTATTATCACCTGGCCCCGGAAGACCTAGTGACTTTAATCTAGAGAGCGCGATCGCAGCTTGTAAGAAACGTGAAATCCCCATATTCGGCGTATGTTTGGGCTTGCAGGGAATAGTTGAAGCCCACGGTGGAAAGTTAGGAGTTTTAGATTATCCCCAACACGGTAAAACATCTTTAGTAAATGTAGTAGATAAAAACTCCGTAGCTTTCAAAGACTTACCAGAAAACTTTGAAGTTGGGAGATATCATTCCTTGCACGCTTTGCAAGATAGTTTACCAGAAGAACTAAAAATTACAGCCATATCCCAAGACGGAATAGTAATGGGAATCGAACACAAAACTCTACCAATAGCCGCAGTACAGTTCCATCCCGAATCTATCATGACCTTAGTTGGAGGAGCCGGATTAACGATTATTACTAATGTAGTCAGTGAATTTACCTGTTCCGCTAAGGGAGTGGTTTTAGCTAGTTGA
- a CDS encoding ABC transporter ATP-binding protein: MSSLQKLQRKLKQALRLLPALRLVWQAAPKWTAAYIVLIIIQGILPLLLLYLTKLIIDTIVNSLSITDKASSGNQLIILLMLTGLVTFVSTICNSFAELIHTAQSQRVTDYMSSIIHAKSIEVDLDYYENAQYHDALKRAQEEASYRPNRILNNLVTVGQYSISLVAMVGLMLSLHWGIAGLLFVAAIPSVLVRIKFTDIMYRWRRRRTTMEREGYYLNWLLTGDVFAKEIRLFDLGNLFSQRFDKLRQKLFQESLAISKKRSLATFAAQILASSLMLAAYGFIIYQAFLGAIRIGDLVLYHEGLKRGQNALTGVLGRLSSLYEDNLFLANLYEFLDLKPKIAQPAYPKPVPQPMQKGIVFNNVNFQYSTTTRQALKDINLTIKPGEVIALVGENGSGKTTLIKLLCRLYEPTSGRITLDDIDLCDFDITQLRRQFSVIFQDYVKYHFTAQENIWLGNIDTPQNTDRIIAAARHSGADDVIKRLPQGYETMLGKWFEQGEELSIGQWQKVALARAFLRDSQVIVLDEPTSAMDPKAEYEVFEKFRQLIKNQAAILISHRLSTVKMADRIYVMDKGRIIESGTHDELMQLGGSYEFLFETQAKQYK; this comes from the coding sequence ATGTCCTCCCTACAAAAATTACAGCGCAAACTCAAACAAGCTTTACGTTTACTACCTGCATTACGTCTAGTTTGGCAAGCTGCACCAAAGTGGACTGCTGCTTATATTGTTCTGATTATTATTCAAGGTATCTTACCTTTATTACTACTGTATTTAACTAAATTAATTATTGATACAATAGTAAATAGCCTCAGCATTACAGATAAAGCCAGCAGTGGAAATCAACTAATAATTTTACTGATGCTAACAGGATTAGTTACCTTTGTTAGCACTATATGCAATTCTTTCGCAGAACTAATTCATACTGCTCAGTCTCAAAGAGTCACAGACTATATGAGCAGTATTATTCATGCAAAATCTATTGAAGTAGACTTAGATTATTACGAAAATGCTCAATACCATGATGCCTTAAAAAGGGCGCAAGAAGAAGCATCTTATAGACCAAATCGTATACTGAATAATCTCGTTACAGTTGGTCAATATAGTATTTCTCTCGTGGCAATGGTTGGACTAATGCTGTCACTGCATTGGGGAATTGCGGGTTTATTGTTTGTTGCTGCAATTCCATCAGTATTAGTACGAATCAAGTTTACCGATATCATGTATCGCTGGCGTCGCAGACGTACCACAATGGAACGAGAAGGCTATTACTTGAATTGGTTGTTGACAGGTGATGTGTTTGCCAAAGAAATTCGTTTGTTTGATTTAGGTAACCTTTTCAGTCAGCGGTTTGACAAGTTGCGCCAGAAACTATTTCAAGAAAGTCTAGCAATTTCAAAGAAACGTTCTTTAGCTACTTTCGCCGCTCAAATCTTAGCAAGTAGTTTGATGTTAGCAGCCTATGGTTTCATAATATATCAAGCTTTTTTAGGAGCAATTCGGATTGGGGATTTAGTTCTCTATCATGAAGGACTTAAACGGGGACAAAATGCACTTACAGGAGTTTTGGGTAGATTATCCTCCCTCTATGAAGACAATTTATTTTTAGCGAATCTTTACGAATTTCTCGATCTTAAGCCCAAAATAGCTCAACCTGCATATCCCAAACCAGTACCCCAACCGATGCAAAAGGGGATTGTATTTAATAATGTCAATTTCCAATATTCCACCACTACCCGTCAAGCACTCAAAGATATTAACCTGACAATTAAACCTGGAGAAGTAATTGCTTTAGTTGGTGAAAACGGTTCTGGAAAAACGACTTTAATTAAACTTTTATGTCGCTTATACGAGCCTACAAGTGGAAGAATTACCCTTGATGATATTGACCTGTGTGATTTTGATATTACACAATTACGCCGTCAATTTAGCGTTATTTTTCAAGATTACGTGAAATATCATTTTACAGCACAAGAAAATATTTGGTTGGGGAACATTGACACTCCCCAAAACACCGATAGAATTATTGCTGCTGCACGTCATTCTGGTGCTGATGATGTTATTAAAAGGCTTCCTCAAGGCTATGAAACAATGCTAGGTAAATGGTTCGAGCAAGGGGAAGAACTTAGTATTGGGCAATGGCAAAAAGTCGCATTAGCACGAGCTTTTTTACGCGACTCTCAAGTGATTGTTCTAGATGAACCCACCAGCGCTATGGACCCGAAAGCCGAATACGAAGTGTTTGAAAAATTCCGTCAATTAATCAAAAATCAAGCCGCCATTCTCATTAGTCATCGTTTATCGACAGTAAAAATGGCTGACAGAATTTATGTGATGGATAAAGGTAGAATTATTGAAAGTGGCACTCACGACGAACTTATGCAGCTAGGCGGAAGCTACGAATTTTTATTTGAAACACAGGCTAAGCAATATAAGTAG
- the trpB gene encoding tryptophan synthase subunit beta gives MLLTTQKTTPDALGRFGKFGGKYVPETLMPALTELETAYQKYRNDPDFQKELQGLLKDYVGRATPLYFAERLTQYYARPDGTGAQIYLKREDLNHTGAHKINNALGQVLLAKRMGKQRIIAETGAGQHGVATATVCARFGLECIIYMGVHDMERQALNVFRMRLMGAEVRPVEAGTGTLKDATSEAIRDWVTNVENTHYILGSVAGPHPYPMIVRDFQAIIGKETRAQAEEKWGGLPDILLACVGGGSNAMGLFHEFVNEKSVRLIGVEAAGEGVDTDKHAATLTHGRIGVLHGAMSFVLQDGDGQIIEPYSVSAGLDYPGVGPEHSYFKDINRAEYYSVTDKQALDAFQLISKLEGIIPALETSHAIAYLETLCPQLSGSPRIAINCSGRGDKDVQTVVKLLQ, from the coding sequence ATGTTACTAACAACTCAAAAAACAACACCAGATGCTCTCGGAAGATTTGGAAAATTCGGTGGAAAGTACGTTCCTGAAACTTTAATGCCCGCTCTAACTGAATTGGAAACGGCTTATCAAAAGTATCGTAATGACCCAGATTTTCAAAAGGAACTTCAAGGATTATTAAAGGATTATGTCGGACGTGCAACTCCACTTTATTTTGCCGAAAGACTTACTCAATATTATGCTCGTCCCGATGGTACGGGAGCGCAGATTTACTTAAAGCGTGAAGATTTAAATCATACTGGCGCTCATAAAATTAATAATGCTTTGGGTCAGGTTTTACTTGCCAAACGCATGGGTAAACAAAGAATAATTGCCGAAACTGGAGCTGGACAACACGGTGTTGCAACTGCGACTGTATGCGCTCGTTTTGGTTTAGAATGCATAATTTATATGGGCGTTCACGATATGGAACGACAAGCCCTGAATGTATTCCGGATGCGGTTGATGGGTGCGGAAGTTCGTCCGGTGGAAGCGGGAACTGGTACACTCAAAGATGCGACCTCTGAAGCAATTCGGGATTGGGTTACTAATGTTGAAAATACTCACTACATTTTAGGCTCGGTTGCTGGACCACATCCTTATCCGATGATTGTCCGCGATTTCCAAGCGATAATCGGTAAGGAAACTCGCGCTCAGGCTGAGGAAAAATGGGGTGGATTGCCCGATATTTTACTGGCTTGCGTTGGTGGTGGTTCTAATGCAATGGGATTATTCCATGAATTTGTTAACGAAAAATCGGTACGGTTAATCGGTGTAGAAGCTGCTGGTGAAGGAGTTGATACTGATAAACATGCTGCAACTTTGACACATGGAAGAATCGGTGTTTTACATGGAGCAATGAGTTTCGTTTTACAGGATGGAGATGGACAGATTATCGAGCCTTACTCTGTTAGCGCTGGTTTAGATTATCCCGGTGTTGGCCCGGAACACAGCTATTTTAAAGATATCAATCGTGCTGAATATTACAGCGTCACAGACAAACAAGCTTTAGACGCATTTCAGTTGATATCCAAATTAGAAGGGATTATTCCCGCTTTAGAAACATCTCATGCGATCGCTTATTTAGAAACACTTTGTCCCCAGTTGAGCGGTAGTCCTCGGATTGCGATCAACTGTTCCGGTAGGGGAGATAAAGATGTGCAGACGGTTGTGAAGTTGTTGCAGTGA
- a CDS encoding antibiotic biosynthesis monooxygenase, with amino-acid sequence MTNLKENQSNQQVTAVISHYIRPGREPGYEEWLQGISEAARQFEGHCGLTILRPQPGRTEYVIILRFNKYNNLCKWMKSSERKQWIERAQPLIEKPENVQYLTGLEALVSLPNTASAPPPKYKTAFVTWIGVFVCASILGYFLGPYVAVLPFLLRQAIMTGITVVLLAYVVMPRLTKLFYKWLHSS; translated from the coding sequence ATGACGAATTTAAAAGAAAATCAATCAAATCAACAAGTTACAGCAGTAATTTCCCACTATATCCGTCCCGGTAGAGAACCAGGATATGAAGAGTGGCTGCAAGGTATTTCCGAAGCAGCAAGACAATTTGAAGGTCACTGTGGGTTAACTATTCTCAGACCGCAACCTGGTAGAACAGAATATGTAATTATTTTACGCTTTAATAAATATAATAATCTCTGTAAGTGGATGAAGTCATCCGAACGAAAACAATGGATAGAACGCGCACAGCCTTTAATTGAAAAGCCTGAAAACGTACAATACTTAACGGGATTAGAAGCCCTAGTATCTCTTCCCAACACAGCTTCTGCTCCACCACCAAAATATAAAACTGCCTTTGTCACTTGGATTGGGGTTTTCGTTTGTGCATCTATTCTGGGTTATTTTCTCGGTCCTTATGTAGCGGTTTTACCTTTTTTATTACGTCAAGCCATAATGACCGGAATTACAGTCGTTTTATTAGCTTATGTAGTCATGCCCAGGTTAACTAAATTGTTTTATAAATGGCTGCATTCCTCATAA
- the trpA gene encoding tryptophan synthase subunit alpha: MNSISEKFKYLRKENQCALIPFITAGDPDLETTTEALGVLEANGADFIELGVPYSDPLADGPVIQAAATRALERGTRLDDVLRIAQSVTRKIAAPIILFTYYNPILNLGIEQFLKRISEAGVKGLVVPDLPLEEADYLIKTAETQGIEVILLVTPNTPDDRIKAIAEKSRGFIYLVSVTGVTGVRSQIQTRVKDVLQNIRKFTDKPIAVGFGISSPEQARQVKEWGADAVIVGSAFVKRLGESTPYQGLRAITEFCAELKSVVKGQRLKVKG, from the coding sequence ATGAATTCAATATCTGAAAAATTTAAATATTTACGCAAAGAAAACCAATGTGCTTTAATTCCTTTTATCACTGCTGGTGACCCAGATTTAGAAACCACCACGGAAGCTTTAGGAGTATTAGAAGCCAACGGAGCCGATTTTATTGAGTTAGGAGTTCCTTATTCCGATCCATTAGCCGATGGCCCGGTGATTCAAGCAGCAGCAACCCGCGCTTTGGAAAGGGGAACGCGCTTAGATGATGTTTTGCGGATAGCACAGTCAGTAACTCGTAAGATTGCAGCCCCAATTATTTTATTTACTTATTACAATCCCATTCTCAACTTGGGAATTGAGCAATTTCTGAAAAGAATTTCCGAAGCAGGAGTCAAAGGTTTAGTTGTACCTGATTTACCTTTAGAAGAAGCAGATTATTTAATTAAAACTGCCGAAACACAAGGAATCGAAGTAATTTTATTAGTAACTCCCAACACACCCGATGACAGAATCAAGGCGATCGCCGAAAAATCTCGCGGATTTATTTATTTAGTCAGCGTCACCGGAGTTACCGGAGTCCGTTCTCAAATCCAAACCAGAGTCAAAGACGTACTGCAAAACATCAGAAAATTTACAGATAAACCCATCGCAGTTGGTTTTGGTATATCCAGCCCAGAACAAGCTCGCCAAGTAAAAGAATGGGGAGCAGATGCAGTAATCGTTGGTAGCGCTTTCGTCAAACGTCTTGGAGAATCCACACCATACCAAGGATTGCGAGCCATTACAGAATTTTGCGCCGAGCTTAAATCAGTGGTCAAAGGTCAAAGGTTAAAGGTTAAAGGTTAA
- the aroF gene encoding 3-deoxy-7-phosphoheptulonate synthase, with translation MIIVTQSGTPEQEIERIIGELSVYDGTVEKIVGKEKVVIGLVSDTSNINLGYIQQISPFIEDVFRVEQPFKRASLEFRNGEHSEVVVQTPNGAVTFGPNHPLIVVAGPCSVENEEMIVETAKVVKANGAQFIRGGAYKPRSSPYSFQGHGESALHLLAKAREATGLGIITEVMDTADLDKVAEIADVVQIGARNMQNFSLLKKAGAAGKPILLKRGMSATIEEWLMAAEYILSTGNPNVILCERGIRSFDKKYTRNVLDLSIVPVLRTLTHLPIMIDPSHATGYSKFVPTMAKAAIAAGTDSLMIEVHPNPAKALSDGPQSLTPGNFVDLMRELKPLSEYFGRGNSSSLISSFVSESGIKVGV, from the coding sequence ATGATTATTGTTACCCAATCCGGAACTCCCGAACAGGAAATTGAGCGTATTATTGGGGAATTGAGCGTTTATGATGGAACTGTTGAAAAGATAGTTGGTAAAGAAAAGGTTGTAATTGGTTTAGTCAGCGATACTTCTAATATTAATCTTGGGTATATTCAACAAATTAGTCCTTTTATTGAAGATGTTTTCCGAGTTGAACAGCCTTTTAAGCGAGCTTCTTTAGAATTCCGTAACGGCGAACATTCTGAAGTTGTTGTACAGACTCCCAACGGTGCTGTAACTTTCGGTCCAAATCATCCTTTGATTGTTGTTGCTGGTCCCTGTTCGGTAGAAAATGAAGAGATGATTGTAGAGACTGCCAAGGTAGTTAAAGCTAATGGGGCACAATTCATTAGAGGTGGTGCTTACAAGCCTCGTAGTTCGCCTTATTCTTTCCAAGGGCACGGTGAAAGCGCTTTGCATTTGTTGGCTAAGGCAAGAGAAGCTACCGGTTTGGGAATTATTACTGAAGTAATGGATACCGCCGATTTAGATAAAGTTGCAGAGATTGCGGATGTGGTACAAATTGGTGCTAGAAATATGCAAAACTTCTCGCTATTGAAGAAAGCGGGTGCTGCTGGTAAACCAATTTTGCTGAAACGTGGGATGTCTGCAACAATTGAAGAGTGGTTAATGGCTGCTGAATATATCTTATCTACTGGCAATCCCAACGTGATTTTATGCGAGCGCGGAATTCGCAGCTTTGATAAGAAATATACTCGCAATGTTTTGGATTTGTCGATTGTTCCAGTATTGCGGACTCTGACTCATTTACCAATTATGATTGACCCCAGTCATGCTACTGGTTACTCAAAGTTTGTACCTACAATGGCTAAAGCTGCGATCGCTGCTGGTACCGATTCTTTGATGATTGAAGTTCACCCTAATCCTGCAAAAGCTCTTTCGGATGGGCCACAATCTTTGACCCCCGGTAATTTCGTTGATTTGATGCGAGAGTTGAAGCCTCTATCGGAATACTTTGGACGTGGGAATAGTTCTAGTTTAATATCAAGTTTCGTTAGTGAAAGTGGTATTAAAGTTGGTGTTTGA
- a CDS encoding iron uptake porin, with translation MIKNFKFLFLLPFTTYFLLTISPAKAEVEENSGMSQVTNVNQLSDVQPTDWAFQALQSLVERYGCIAGYPNGTFRGNRAMTRYEFAAGLNACLDRVNELIATATADAVSREDLEVLQRLQENFSAELATLRGRVDTLEARTAEIEANQFSTTTKLRGQAIFALNGGGFDGDSIIDATGRTVANDDPNATMIFRAGIDLDTSFNKSDLLKLRLETGSGILGPNGQPDGGRDNAAGFLEPSFGSALDYSINPPTDRDIELSRLYYTFKPSQNLAVTIGPNMRAADFVDFNSYAKLSFRDFSTQAFVNNYVMFPIEFPSAGAVIDWKPSKRGPFAIRAAYTATDAANPGDEGIIIGNAPFINVLYDAPNPNIPNAPSGGGRGLFGDNYQGIVEVEFSPSRDLALRLQYSGGEVFDNRFDAIGANLEFTLAKKVGIFGRYGYSSYNNTNFGDINPNYWMAGVAFRDLFTRGALAGVAVGQPFIANEIGNSTQTNYEAFYNYPISRNVQITPTLQIIDNAANQNENGTIYTGTVRTTFSF, from the coding sequence ATGATTAAAAATTTCAAATTTCTATTTTTACTACCGTTTACTACTTATTTTCTGTTAACAATATCCCCCGCTAAAGCAGAGGTAGAAGAAAATTCTGGCATGAGTCAGGTTACAAATGTCAATCAATTAAGTGATGTTCAACCAACTGATTGGGCTTTTCAAGCTTTGCAGTCTTTGGTTGAGCGGTATGGTTGTATTGCTGGATATCCCAACGGTACTTTTCGCGGAAATCGGGCTATGACTCGTTATGAATTTGCTGCGGGACTTAATGCTTGTTTGGATCGAGTTAACGAGTTGATTGCTACTGCTACAGCTGATGCGGTTAGTAGGGAAGATTTGGAAGTTTTGCAGAGGTTGCAAGAAAATTTTAGTGCTGAATTAGCGACTTTACGCGGTAGGGTAGATACTTTAGAAGCACGTACTGCGGAAATAGAAGCAAATCAGTTTTCTACAACTACTAAATTAAGGGGACAAGCAATATTTGCTCTTAACGGTGGTGGTTTTGATGGAGACAGTATTATTGATGCTACTGGGAGAACAGTTGCTAACGACGACCCGAATGCTACGATGATATTCAGGGCTGGCATCGATTTGGATACCAGCTTTAATAAAAGCGACTTATTAAAACTTCGCTTAGAAACTGGAAGCGGTATATTAGGGCCAAACGGTCAACCTGACGGTGGTAGAGATAATGCCGCAGGTTTCTTAGAACCATCTTTTGGAAGTGCTTTAGACTATTCTATCAATCCCCCTACAGATAGAGATATTGAACTTTCCAGACTTTATTACACTTTTAAACCCAGTCAAAATTTAGCAGTTACTATCGGCCCAAATATGCGGGCAGCCGATTTTGTAGACTTTAACAGTTATGCCAAACTCAGCTTCCGCGACTTTAGTACTCAAGCTTTTGTCAATAACTATGTAATGTTCCCCATTGAGTTTCCCAGCGCAGGTGCAGTAATTGACTGGAAACCCTCGAAGCGGGGACCTTTCGCCATCCGAGCAGCCTATACCGCAACAGATGCAGCAAATCCCGGCGACGAGGGAATAATTATCGGTAATGCACCTTTCATTAATGTATTGTACGATGCTCCCAATCCCAATATTCCCAATGCTCCCAGTGGAGGAGGACGCGGTTTATTTGGGGATAATTATCAAGGTATAGTAGAAGTAGAATTTTCTCCTTCGAGGGATTTGGCTTTGCGTTTACAGTACAGCGGTGGAGAAGTATTTGATAACCGTTTTGACGCAATCGGAGCCAACTTAGAATTTACCCTTGCCAAAAAAGTTGGTATATTCGGACGCTACGGATACAGTAGTTACAACAATACTAATTTTGGCGATATTAATCCGAATTATTGGATGGCTGGAGTTGCATTTAGAGACTTGTTTACCAGAGGTGCTTTAGCTGGCGTTGCAGTGGGACAGCCTTTTATCGCGAACGAAATCGGCAATTCAACCCAAACAAATTACGAAGCATTTTACAACTATCCAATTAGCAGAAACGTACAAATTACCCCCACTCTGCAAATAATTGATAACGCTGCCAATCAAAATGAAAACGGAACGATTTATACCGGGACGGTGAGGACTACTTTTTCGTTTTAG
- the trpD gene encoding anthranilate phosphoribosyltransferase — protein MQTTNLTKNWSAILQQLLSGESLEVSQASDLMQGWLTESIPDVLSGAILSAIQAKGVSAEELLGMVEILHSQSVKPNRENIVGNLPFIDTCGTGGDGEPLRCGGSLRCSKWRASTFNISTAVAFVTAACGVKVAKHGNRSSSGKTGSADVLEGLGVNLKADTQKTQAALESVGITFLFAPDWHPALKKIAPLRKTLKVRTVFNLLGPLLNPLKPTGQVIGVNSPVLIETFARVLNQLGTRRAITLHGREKLDEAGLGDKTDLAVLSNGKIQILELDPEQLGITPAPISSIKGGEVQENATILKAVLQGKGTQQQQDVVALNAALALYVGEAVADTGDYLQTFADAVLMAKDAMKDGEPWRKLQELARFLK, from the coding sequence ATGCAAACTACAAACTTAACTAAAAATTGGTCTGCAATTTTGCAACAATTACTTTCTGGTGAATCTCTGGAAGTTTCTCAAGCTTCGGATTTAATGCAAGGTTGGCTGACGGAAAGTATTCCGGATGTGTTGTCTGGTGCTATTCTTTCAGCTATTCAAGCTAAGGGAGTTTCTGCTGAGGAATTGTTGGGAATGGTGGAGATTTTACATTCTCAATCGGTAAAACCGAATCGTGAAAATATTGTCGGAAATTTACCTTTTATTGATACCTGCGGAACTGGTGGAGATGGGGAGCCACTGCGTTGCGGAGGTTCCCTCCGTTGTAGCAAGTGGCGTGCTTCTACTTTCAATATTTCTACAGCAGTCGCTTTTGTCACGGCTGCTTGTGGAGTGAAGGTAGCAAAGCATGGCAATCGTTCTTCTTCTGGTAAAACTGGTTCTGCTGATGTTTTGGAAGGCTTGGGCGTTAATCTCAAAGCCGATACTCAAAAAACTCAAGCTGCTTTAGAATCGGTAGGAATCACCTTTTTGTTTGCACCGGATTGGCATCCAGCCCTCAAGAAAATTGCACCTTTACGAAAAACTCTCAAAGTCCGTACTGTATTTAATTTACTAGGTCCTTTACTCAATCCTCTCAAACCTACAGGGCAAGTTATCGGAGTTAATAGTCCGGTTTTGATAGAAACTTTTGCCCGAGTTCTTAATCAACTAGGAACTCGTCGTGCTATTACACTCCACGGAAGGGAAAAATTAGATGAAGCTGGCTTAGGAGATAAAACAGATTTAGCAGTATTATCAAACGGGAAAATACAAATATTAGAATTAGATCCCGAACAATTGGGTATTACTCCAGCACCGATTAGCAGCATAAAAGGTGGAGAAGTTCAAGAGAATGCAACCATACTTAAAGCAGTCTTACAAGGTAAAGGTACCCAACAACAGCAAGATGTTGTGGCTTTGAATGCTGCTTTAGCATTATATGTGGGTGAAGCCGTTGCAGATACTGGTGATTATTTACAAACTTTTGCTGATGCTGTCTTGATGGCTAAGGATGCGATGAAAGATGGGGAACCTTGGCGGAAGTTGCAAGAATTGGCAAGGTTTTTGAAATAG